GTTCCCACGGAGACAAAATGGCTGTTTTGACACAAACATCCCAGtgcacagggggggggggggcactacAGACATTCCACCTCCTCTTGATTTCAGTCCTTTAAACATGTCATTTACTGGTGTGCTGccgagaaaaaaaacccaacagtcCTCAGTAAGAGTCCATTGTTTTCCATAATGGGTTCAGGAATGAGGGGATTACAGTGAAACAAAGCCTCATATTTTGTATTTAGGGAAGTATTACTCATTTTCTTTGTATTGAGTTCCCATCGCTGTGACCTGCCTGCAATGCTCTAAGTTTTCCCCGAGAATATGACTGTATAGAGCgtgtacagtatataaatacATAGTGTATGTAATCAGGGACTACCCAGCATTCCCGCTCTGTGGTGCTGCGTCTTAGAGGTCTCGGTGATTTAGCATGTTATTGCTGGTTTGGCTCAGATCTTGGCCGGAGGGCTGAATTACAGTGCAGTCTGCGGAATGAGCCATTGTGCGCTGCCTGTTTACTTTAGGCCAGGATCTGTGCGCATAAATACACCAGCAATGCAGGAAGAGGCTGGGGAGTGGAGAGGTAGAGgatggaagggggggggggggacaaaagCACCAAACCTACAGGGGGAAGGcatcaaaaatagaaaatgtaaataatggaACAAGAGCGAAGGAGGACTGTTAGATTTAGAGTTGAAATGTGAACTATCATAAATGCAAAAGCGTgcaaaaaaacctttttatttctgtaaattCTGTAATTGTGACTATTTTCACCACCAGTCAgtgtctgtgaagtgtctgatgttTCGGTAGAAGACGAGCTGAAAGCTTTTGTTTCAACTTCAGCTCTTCTTCTGTAACTACTGACACACCGGGCTGCTGATGGAGGGTgatcattacacacacacacacacacacacactcaagcaaAAGATTACACAGCATATTTTTAACTTCAAGAAAATgatagaagtttttttttttttttgtttttttttgtttttctattcacATTGCACACAACAGTGTCGGGTTGTCTGGTCTTCTGTGTAGAAGTAGCATGGCTGTACCTGAGTGAACCAGAGCTgtgtcctcctgtctgtctcgATTCTCAGTGGTGAAGAGTCTCAGTCGTGATTGTTTTATAGCATGTTTTTTACAGGGTTTGTATTGTAATTATGTGTATAACATATTAAGCAATGACTAAATAGCAAAACTGATGTCTGTATGTGAGCTGGTGGAAAAAGTAGCTGAAAATTGCTTACTCAAATCGATGTTATTCTGACCCCGGCaatgaaaaaacacatctcTGCTTAGGGTGAGCTTTACAACATGTGGGTCATATCTCCTATACTGGTTGATACAGTAGCACTTTGTATGTACTTTTTAGTTTGTGTGAGATCTTTCAGACCTGAAGCCTGTTTAAATGTGTACCGTCGCCTTACTTACTTGTGTGAATCACTACTGCCCTCTGGTGCTCAGAGCGTTCATGCACAAGTTACAAGGCTTATACAGGTGTGCGTTTTTCATAAATCTTCCAAATTGTtccttatttttcttctttgccaGAAGAGTTTCACCGGCTAGCCAGTCAGTTATTGTCTAAATTAAGAATAAGAGCTTTTTAAGCCACTACACATAAATCCAGGATGTTTAGTATGTTGCCTTGACTAAAGTGctaagtttaaaaatgtatgcctagcttctttattttttctgtttattcttGTCCTGTTTGGTCAGTTTGTCAGAAACCTAAGAATACTCTAAAGAACGTTTGTTGCCTATGTGATAGTAAAAGTTCTTCACTGCCACATAACAAGTATCAATCTGTCGTGACTCTGAAAATCACCTCACCAATTTTGCTGGCTAATTTCAGAAATATGAGAGGGAAGTAGTTTTTGGTTTGATCACCTCTCTGTTGGCAAGATGCAATAATGAAAATGCCataattgtttttataatttaaagttTACACACTTCTTAAAGGCCTCATGGTGTGTGCGTTTCTGTAAACACAAAGCACCTCATATTTTAACTTTATCAGTATTAGTAGCAAATGCCACTGCAAATGTCATGTCAAAACAAGTCTTCCTCTCAGTGCAATACAGCCTCCTTCTAAAGCCCTGTGAACTGGAATTAGTTGAACCTGTTAcacttgtgtgtatgtgtatgctaGTCCCACTGAAAAATGTTCACCTGTTTGTGGATTCATATAATTTGTATAGAATGTaggaataacttttttttcttagttctttttttttttgtgtttgtcaccCCAACTCCATGTGACCTGATTGTTTTATGCTATTTATCCAGAATTGTGCTTTGTGGTCATGTAAATAGGTGTTTGTTAATAAAAGAATGTGTGATCTTTCACTGATCGTGTGTCATTCAGTAGGACAAGTCATGTGTGCCAATTGTGAATtgcaaacaaatatttgaagCAAAACTCATTTTGagtagcttttaaaaaaaatatataaactcCGACAAGACAAGCAACCAACATGatcattattttattcaatAATAACATGGGTAAATAAGCATAGAGGGAAACGTAATGTCACTCCTTCAACAACTGTCTGTCAGTTTCTTCTCACGTCAGCCTCAGGACATGAACGCTCGCACACTGCCTCTGATCACAGCTCTGCAGATGGGGCAGTGACGCAGGCTAGCAGCACAGTCTCCACACACCACCAGATGTCCACAGGGGATGAAGACGATGGACACCAGTTTGTCCATGCATACCTTACACGTCCTCTCTTCTTGCAGCTGCCTGAGCAGCTCCTCTGGACTCGGGTCCTTTACTGatcaagaaaacacacaaacaaaaaagatgaacacacTGTTATTACGTATAAGCTTACCTATCTAGACAAGAAACCCATTTTAAAAGTCTatgaaagcaaaaacaaaactgacctCTTTCTCTGATGGGGGTTTGTGTCCTCGCATTTCCTGCACTTGTACCCTGCCTTGTCTCAGGCTCTAAAGGAAACAAATGTGGAAAACATCAGTTCATATACTGCTAACACCATCTGTAAGTGAATTGTGACTACTGGGGACTTTGACAATGTGACCTCTGCTCTGttgccccctctctctttcctcctgctCTGCCTGCAGCACATCAGTGACCAGGTTAGACACAGAGGTGTAGTGCTGGCCGGTCAGAAGGTACTTGGTCTGGACCAAACTCTCCACCAGGCTGGCTTCAAAGCCCATCTGCAGCACTGTCTGCACCACAGGAGACAGCATGGCAGAGGAGGTTGCCAGACCTCCGACCATATCTGGGGGATGAGAGAAGGAGACGAGCCCGGTGACCATTGAAGGAACTGACCATCAAAGAAAATACAATGAATATTAATAGAAGTTATAGACACAAGGAGCTACCTATTCATTGCTTGGGGGCATAAATGACAGAGCAATTATTTGTTGGATTATAAATGGATTGTAATTGTGATTCCTTCATTGTAAGGAGTAATTGCTCTCGCATGACTTCAATGACTTCAGCCAGGAACAGAAGCCTATAGCAAACACTAGCTCAGGTAATTGGGCATGtagttatttcattttttgcagACTTGCAAAGAAAAGTGATGGACCTGCTTTATTCCAAAGAGTCGTATTAGTGTCTACTTTGGAAATGTGTATTGTTATCAACAGAATTTTCCACTCAGGCATATCTAAGGATAATAGAATCAACCGGTTGCTTAATTTCTCTGAATATATTACCTGCAATGCAACCACTAAGCTTTGCTCAACCTTTCCCTTTTTGTGTGATCAAAAGGGGTGAAAAGTGACTCATTGTGTTGCAGGATAAATAGAGATGAAGCATACTGATACATTGTTATCAAGGTCTACTTGGTATGAATTAAGATGACTAAAGTTCCTGGTATGTGTGTATTATTCACTGCCttgtttcagtttttatgtGACTTACCATTTCTTGATCCAACATCTCTACCCATGGAGCTCTGGGATCCACCCTGaaatcatattttatattcacaGTGAAAGTCATGAGTGGTTTTGCATGCAGCAAAGTGTCAAAACTGTCATTTGTCAGCGTGCGATATAATGTGCCAAACAGATTCTATTCTGAGCAGATAAGAGGGATGAAAGGCTCTCACCACAGTCTCACCCAGGTGGAAGTGAGCATCCTGGATGTTGCTGATATAGTCCTGCCCTCTCGACTGGATTAAAAACTCACATCTGAGAAAGGGGGAGACATCGGTTTATGATCAGCTACAGCAAAGAATGCAGAACACAGAATAACTTGACACTAAATGTTGTTTgtaaaaaacagatattttcaACTATTTCAACAATGTCATTCTATGCCTAGTGACACTCTCTGCAGTTACCGTGGAAACCACTTGGCATGTTCCTGCCAGGGGTCGTCTCCCGGCTCCCAGTTCCTCAGCCCCCCATCACAGTAGAAGCACTTGACGTTGTCACCATGACCTGTCGGGATGAACAGAACTGCAGTGAAAAACTACAGGTGCATCTGAACATCTTTACATCTGAGCACAGGGAAACTCTTAATTCATTTTATCCTTGATAGGGAAAATGGCTATTTGGGTGAATTTTAAAAGGCATTTATCTCAAACTTCACATAAACTTAGCTCAATGTAGGGTTGGAAATAGGGAGCCTGGAATGCTTAGAAGTTGAAACAAAGTGTGTGAAGGTGCACTTTGGTTAAGAACACAGAAATTcaattggggggaaaaaactagAGACTATTCTGGAAGTaggaaaaaaagcctttttcagACGGCTATGTGACAGTGGAAATGCTAAAAACGTCGACAAAGTCATGTTGCTAAAAAGCCTCCTTCACCCTGAAACATCTGTTTTTGCTGCTAGTGTTCATTGTTCTTAGCTCTTTCTTTATGATGATGATTGGTCTATTGTTTAAGTGTAGGAATTAATAATACTATGCATATAGCCTGTGTGTTGCCTGAAGCTGTGGATCCATACTTCTGTAGCAGCCCCAGCTTTGTCCAGGTTGTTCTGTCCACAACATCATGAGTCAGCAGTACAATTGAATCAACCATGAACTCTCACAATGAGAGGTCACTCCAGTTGGGACTGGGTCAGTGCTGAATATTTTACTGAAATATGCTCAAATGTTGCTCAAAGCAAATTGCATTTAAGAAACTTTACAGTGAGACTATAAGCACCTGTATAGAAAAATCCGGCTCTGACAAGGACATCTGGCTGGACTGAGGCCTCGGTGGGCCAGTTGTGGAAAGTAGTAAGCCGGGATTCTTCCGTGTCCATCTCTGGGTAAACAGCTTGTCCAGCTGTCCCCTGGTCGTCCATAGTCATCCTCTGGAGCTGACTCAACAGCTGTCCATCTACAGAATCGGAGGATCCCGTTTGAAGTGGAATATTTCCTACAGCTCGACCCAGGATAAAATGACAAGTGGGGAAATGCCTCTGGTGCTCGATGGCTGGGCTGTCCCCGTGCACCCAACATCTTAAAATCCCTCCACAGCAGAAACATTGGACTTTATCCCCAGAACCAAGGAAGAAGAAGCCTGCCTTGGCCAGCTCTCCAGATGTTACAGGAGCATCTGCTGGCCAGTTGTGAAAAGTTCGAATCCTCTCCCCTTCCCTCCTCATTTGAGGATCCTCGAGGATGTGCAGCACAGTACTCCTGTCATCCATCATTCTCTGGCATGTGGTTCTTCCTCTCCCTTCTTGTCCTGTTCCAGTCATCCCTTTTGCGGTCCATAGTGGAGCACACACTGAAGGTGAGTGCAACACACTGCTgaaataatatgatcagctgcGGGGGGCCTGCACAGCAGCCTACAGGAGACTGCTTTCCAGAAAAGCCACCAAATGCCAGAATGTTTGCTCATTGATGCTTGAATGAATGAGAGCCTGAACATGCCATTTAGCTCCGCCTCTAACCATGTAATGCATTTAAGTAGAACCCTATGGCCAATCAACAAATATGACTGTTGAAGAGATGTTGTAGGGATTTAAAAACTACCATTAAGCACTGGGTAACTATTAagcataaacaaaaataaaataatttaaacctATATTTTTTCAAGATTGCTGGAAACCCGTGTTGCTCTTTCTTATGTGAATTATTGGATTTCCACAAAAGCAAAGACTTAATGTCATATAACAAAGACATTTTGACCTTAAAAAGTACTATAAAAAGGTGTCTCTTTTGCCATCTTATTAGTGCTGACTCTTGTCATTCactcttttgtgtgtttttatcctcATGGGCCAACTGGACCGTCCTAAGCGCTTGGATTTGTTTGATTAAGATGGAAGATGATTGTATTTagtatttaaatgtgtaaaataatcCATCACACGACAACCTTCAAAACTTGATGGTCCCCCCCtttagtctttgtttttgtatgattttatttgcctttattaaaattgaatttgaattttattGAAAGataaaaatttaacattttgcaCATTATGACTGTAAACTCAAAATTCTGTCACGTCCCTCAACACAAATTGTAAAGTAATTTCTCTGTCCGGCTTGAGGATGAGAAAACGTGAAGCTATAAAGACACAAGTACAAAGGTTGACCTTTGACAGAGTTTAGGGGAATTGTAAATGCATCTTTGCTGCCTCCACGTGGTAATAGAGAGTAATAACTGATGGATTATACTGAGATTTCATGTTTCAATCTATATTTTTCTACTTAGAAACTGTATACCTGAAATCACACAGTTAGCCCACGTGTCAACTTCACAATAGATGTCCTATAAAACATATAGGCTATTATTATTGACAATTTCACTGGCTATGTTTTAATTCCCGAAAAGAGCTGGATTCAAGAGGAACTTTAACAAAATGAAGGATTTGACTGACGATATCCAAGTGTGCGAACTTTAATTTTAAGTAGTCATTTAACATCCATTAAGCAGCCTATCACATGAGCACTGTCCATAGACTGTTGATATTAAGACACTGcctcaaataaaacagaatctaCTGACAGCCCTCTGGCGTTGTTTAATAACAATAATTCTTTCCAGTGTAGTTCctgtgtaattttccattattgtatttttttattgaactgatatgtttgatttgatttttaacttctatttttatttttaattaattatattcccgtcccctgttttcttgagctgctgtaatgcacaaatttcccccatgggggatcaataaagtttatctttatctttatctttacttCCACAGatataccaaaaaaaaaaaaataaacacatttttcaattaGAGTAATAAGTAGGCTAGACATTTAAAGTCTCATGTATACATACATTTATCCACATACAGTTAGTGAACACAAATAATCCAGGCATTTGCAGCTGCTCCTATTATTATAAGAGTGCTGTGTCATTCCAATGAGTTATCCCAGTAACAGTAGTGAAATAGGCTATGAATGGAAACCACATTTTACTGAACTcagccttttttccccctcattgCATTTTAATCTTTTCTAGTTTTAAATTGAACATGACTTCCTTCATCCACCTGACATGGGAAAGGAGGCTTAGGATCTTTCCAATGAAACAGTATCAGATGACGTGCTATAGCAAGCAGGTGTATTTTCTTAAGACATATCACATATTCACTTGTAGGCTAGACATTAAAAGTCTcgtgtattttatttgtattctcTTAACACATATTCACTTGTAGGCTAGACATTTAAAGTctcatgtatttttatttgtattttcttaacaCATATCACATATTCACTTGTAGGCTAGACATTTAAAGTctcatgtatttttatttgtattttcttaacaCATATCACATATTCACTTGTAGGCTAGACATTTAAAGTctcatgtatttttatttgtattttcttaacaCATATCACATATTCACTTGTAGGCTAGACATTTAAAGTctcatgtatttttatttgtattttcttaacaCATTTCACATTATTCACTTACCGATGTTGAAAAAACTTTGGCCACCCCGCGGTGAGGGAGGTGTACTGCAGCGGCGGCTCAAAGCCCGGATGGAGCAGCCATTGGGGAAGTGTACGGGGCTTTAACGTAACTGAggaggactctctctctctctctctctctctctctctctctggaatAATTAAGACAAAGTAAAAGGCGACCAAAGGATAGAAACATTGAGAACACGGAAAGGCCCTTCTCGACGACGCAAAAAAAACGCACAAAAGACTTGGAAAAGCTCCACcaggacttgtttttttttcgggGGGGGGGCCCCACGGTATTCGAGGCGATAGACTTGAAAGTGTGGAAGTTGGGGAGGACGTGCAACACAGCGGAAAATACACAGCTGAGCTACAACTACTAGCCACACACAGCTAAGCGGCACAACTAGCCACACTCCGCTAACCgagctttcaaaaaaaaaaatcacgggGCTTGACATCCAGGCACTGCGAAGAATCCAGGGACTTACTTAATGAATTATGTCTGCCACAAGCATTGACCCTCAGGTAGGAAGGCCCGCTTGTACACCTCCTGCAAAGAGCTTCTGCAAGCTAGCTGCCTGCTAATGTTAACGATTTAACCGGGATGTGGCTATTCCTCGGAAGTGCTAAGAGCTAGCACAGTGAGCTACATTTGAGTTAAACGAGGAAATGTGTGACATGTATGTTACTGGAAAGATGACATTTGTATCCTCGCATTCACACctcgttgtgtgtgtttttttgtttttttttgcaaccaaAAGAAACAGGAACACTCAGCAGCCATGGCTGAATACGTGAAACCTAAATGTTTAAAGAATGAAATGGAGCTTAAAGCTAAACGTAACTCAGGCTGTGTGTCCTAACTTTTTATTGCATGTGGCTAAAAATATTGCAGTGGTGCCCAAATGTGTTTTGTCCAAGTGTAAAAGTTAAGTTATAATCTGCACTGGCGGCTATTGGCATGTcgaggaaggagaaaaaaaaagccattttaaGAGAGCTACGTTAGCTAGCCAATGTTAGCTGTTTTATAATTACCTCCTTGTACCATCTGCTTTACAGACAATTTAAAGACACATACATGATCAAGTGTTTTGTATCAGAGTGTTGGTGTGAACAGTTTTCACTGTAGAGTAAGGTTAGGACAAGTGTTGTGCATTGCCTCTCTTCAGGAAGTAGTCTGTTGTGTTCAGCTTCTGAGATAAATTATTGTTAATATTTATAAGAGGCAGGTTTCAGCCCccaactcaaaaaaaaaatctgatttactCAAGTTAACCATGtggtctactttttttttttttttttttgttgtcttttacaTGATCCACAATGGGAGCAGAGATCAAAGGGACAAGCATCTAAAGGTGAGTCaaagaaaactaaataaaatgcTTAAATATCTTTTCAGTCTGGGCTGATGTTTTCCATCTGCAAAGTTTTACTTCATCACATGCAGCCGGCTTTCATACACTTTCATAAATACCCACCATCAGGAAATACAATAACACAAAAGAATGGGATACAAATCTACACATGTTGAACTAAAGGTAGAAGCCCTCTAAAATTTCTggggattttattttgatttcacattgatcccttttttcatttgcataaCCATAGTGGGCTTTTATTGTGGTTATCGGTACATTATTTTTTGCATAGGTCATAGGCCACCAGTAGCTTAGTTGTTTTAGCAAGGATTTAATTCTCAGTCTCTGTAAAATTAAGATACAATCAGAAGATGCAGGAAATATAAATGGGTTCCTCTTGTATATGGAagagggggtgtgtgtgtgtgtgtgggggtgtgggggggtTGAAACAAAAGCAGAGTCTTTTAGCTCTTGATTACCCCTAACCTCagcaatacatttaaaaaaaaaaaaaaagttgaagatagCACACGGATATAAGACAGATTTATTCAGTGGTAATCTTTTGTCAGTTTCTTTCTAACACTAGTGTTTGCATCTGTCTTTTTATggccttgttgttgttgttgttgtaattttaTTGAGTTAAAGTCATCTTTGATTCACTGCAGTTACTGGAAGAGGCCAAGTGACAGTCGGGACTTGACTCATTTTAACCTTCAGGCCTGGCTGGCACCTGTCCACGGGCTGATTACTTTTCAGGATGAACACATAAGAGTATCTTGTTTATGTGTTGATCATATCCTtctttgtaaatgttaatgttgcACTAATATTattgtgaaacaaaaacaaattataaacaaattataaaaatatCTGATAGCAGTATGTTATTATAGTGTTACCTTAAGTCTTGCGTGTGCTGTGCTGGagttgacaaaataaaaaattctaTTTGTAGTGTAATGGCTTAAGCCTAGGTCGGACTGTATAAAATACGATACAATTTGATAGCTTTAACAACTCTCATTATTGATGTTATTTAAGATGGGAACCTTTACATCAATACATGGTTATTGAAATGTAAATTTGTGTAAATCTGTTTCTTTGTAGTGCAAAATGGTTCAATGCATCAGAAGGAGACTGTCCATGACAATGACTTTGAGCCATACCTCACTAGTCAGTCAACTCAGGTAAAGCTGCATCTAGAtcttaaatatttgtttcattatttcaatCAATAATGTTAATGAAGAGTGGATTCATTAAGACTATATCTCATTGTTGAAGTTAAACTATATATTTGAAgt
This region of Labrus bergylta chromosome 12, fLabBer1.1, whole genome shotgun sequence genomic DNA includes:
- the birc7 gene encoding baculoviral IAP repeat-containing protein 7 isoform X1, producing MTGTGQEGRGRTTCQRMMDDRSTVLHILEDPQMRREGERIRTFHNWPADAPVTSGELAKAGFFFLGSGDKVQCFCCGGILRCWVHGDSPAIEHQRHFPTCHFILGRAVGNIPLQTGSSDSVDGQLLSQLQRMTMDDQGTAGQAVYPEMDTEESRLTTFHNWPTEASVQPDVLVRAGFFYTGHGDNVKCFYCDGGLRNWEPGDDPWQEHAKWFPRCEFLIQSRGQDYISNIQDAHFHLGETVGGSQSSMGRDVGSRNDMVGGLATSSAMLSPVVQTVLQMGFEASLVESLVQTKYLLTGQHYTSVSNLVTDVLQAEQEERERGQQSREPETRQGTSAGNARTQTPIRERVKDPSPEELLRQLQEERTCKVCMDKLVSIVFIPCGHLVVCGDCAASLRHCPICRAVIRGSVRAFMS
- the birc7 gene encoding baculoviral IAP repeat-containing protein 7 isoform X2, whose translation is MTGTGQEGRGRTTCQRMMDDRSTVLHILEDPQMRREGERIRTFHNWPADAPVTSGELAKAGFFFLGSGDKVQCFCCGGILRCWVHGDSPAIEHQRHFPTCHFILGRAVGNIPLQTGSSDSVDGQLLSQLQRMTMDDQGTAGQAVYPEMDTEESRLTTFHNWPTEASVQPDVLVRAGFFYTGHGDNVKCFYCDGGLRNWEPGDDPWQEHAKWFPRCEFLIQSRGQDYISNIQDAHFHLGETVGGSQSSMGRDVGSRNVPSMVTGLVSFSHPPDMVGGLATSSAMLSPVVQTVLQMGFEASLVESLVQTKYLLTGQHYTSVSNLVTDVLQAEQEERERGQQSREPETRQGTSAGNARTQTPIRERVKDPSPEELLRQLQEERTCKVCMDKLVSIVFIPCGHLVVCGDCAASLRHCPICRAVIRGSVRAFMS